A single window of Liolophura sinensis isolate JHLJ2023 chromosome 6, CUHK_Ljap_v2, whole genome shotgun sequence DNA harbors:
- the LOC135469260 gene encoding phospholipid scramblase 2-like isoform X2, which produces MDIQKRSNLRTSVNKEMTDNDNKPVTTQPGPPPGSGQPQQYGHPGQPGGQPFYGQPGQPGQPPYGQPQYGQPGQSPYGQPQYGQPGQPQYGQPQYGQPGQPQYGQPGQPQYGQPGQPVYGQPGHPPYGPPGVPGQPGGQQVVWMSRPEGIAGCPPGLEYLTQVDQLLVQQQVELFELFTNWETKNKYRVSNSLGQQVYFAAEESDTCMRQCCGPHRGFVMHITDNLGQEVIRVTREFKCCTGCGCCAHIDGCAYTVTVEAPPGQVVGYVKQQYSHRTGTQRSGKSANNGLGYFGKCTQMLTILVSIFPWT; this is translated from the exons ATGGACATACAGAAG AGATCAAATTTAAGGACATCAGTTAATAAGGAAATGACAGACAATGACAATAAACCAGTAACAACACAACCAg GCCCTCCACCTGGTTCAGGACAGCCACAACAATATGGTCATCCTGGTCAACCAGGTGGGCAACCATTCTACGGTCAACCAGGACAGCCCGGTCAACCACCATATGGGCAGCCTCAGTATGGCCAACCTGGGCAATCACCATATGGGCAACCACAGTATGGTCAACCAGGGCAACCACAGTATGGGCAACCACAGTATGGACAACCAGGACAACCGCAGTATGGACAACCAGGGCAACCGCAGTATGGACAGCCAGGGCAACCAGTATATGGTCAGCCAGGGCACCCCCCTTATGGACCACCTGGGGTGCCAGGTCAGCCAG GTGGCCAACAGGTAGTGTGGATGAGCAGGCCCGAGGGTATAGCCGGCTGTCCCCCAGGCCTGGAATACCTCACTCAGGTGGATCAGCTTTTGGTACAGCAGCAGGTCGAGCTGTTCGAAT TATTCACAAATTGGGAGACCAAAAACAAGTACAGAGTGAGCAACTCCCTGGGTCAGCAGGTGTACTTTGCTGCTGAAG AGTCTGACACATGTATGAGACAGTGTTGTGGGCCACACCGAGGGTTTGTCATGCATATTACAGATAACCTGGGGCAG GAGGTGATCCGAGTGACCCGAGAGTTCAAGTGTTGTACAGGCTGTGGCTGCTGTGCTCATATTGATGGCTGTGCCTATACCGTCACGGTAGAAGCTCCACCGGGTCAAGTTGTCGGATATGTTAAGCAACA ATATTCTCACAGGACTGGGACACAGAGGTCGGGAAAATCAGCAAACAATGGACTGGGCTACTTCGGGAAATGTACACAGATGCTGACAATTTTGGTATCAATT TTCCCATGGACCTAG
- the LOC135469260 gene encoding phospholipid scramblase 2-like isoform X1: MDIQKRSNLRTSVNKEMTDNDNKPVTTQPGPPPGSGQPQQYGHPGQPGGQPFYGQPGQPGQPPYGQPQYGQPGQSPYGQPQYGQPGQPQYGQPQYGQPGQPQYGQPGQPQYGQPGQPVYGQPGHPPYGPPGVPGQPGGQQVVWMSRPEGIAGCPPGLEYLTQVDQLLVQQQVELFELFTNWETKNKYRVSNSLGQQVYFAAEESDTCMRQCCGPHRGFVMHITDNLGQEVIRVTREFKCCTGCGCCAHIDGCAYTVTVEAPPGQVVGYVKQQFTMWTPKYSVLNASGDLVFNIKGPCCICQGICCTWDQEFKIFSQDWDTEVGKISKQWTGLLREMYTDADNFGINFPMDLDVKIKAVLLGAVFLIDFMFFEQKQNNNNY, from the exons ATGGACATACAGAAG AGATCAAATTTAAGGACATCAGTTAATAAGGAAATGACAGACAATGACAATAAACCAGTAACAACACAACCAg GCCCTCCACCTGGTTCAGGACAGCCACAACAATATGGTCATCCTGGTCAACCAGGTGGGCAACCATTCTACGGTCAACCAGGACAGCCCGGTCAACCACCATATGGGCAGCCTCAGTATGGCCAACCTGGGCAATCACCATATGGGCAACCACAGTATGGTCAACCAGGGCAACCACAGTATGGGCAACCACAGTATGGACAACCAGGACAACCGCAGTATGGACAACCAGGGCAACCGCAGTATGGACAGCCAGGGCAACCAGTATATGGTCAGCCAGGGCACCCCCCTTATGGACCACCTGGGGTGCCAGGTCAGCCAG GTGGCCAACAGGTAGTGTGGATGAGCAGGCCCGAGGGTATAGCCGGCTGTCCCCCAGGCCTGGAATACCTCACTCAGGTGGATCAGCTTTTGGTACAGCAGCAGGTCGAGCTGTTCGAAT TATTCACAAATTGGGAGACCAAAAACAAGTACAGAGTGAGCAACTCCCTGGGTCAGCAGGTGTACTTTGCTGCTGAAG AGTCTGACACATGTATGAGACAGTGTTGTGGGCCACACCGAGGGTTTGTCATGCATATTACAGATAACCTGGGGCAG GAGGTGATCCGAGTGACCCGAGAGTTCAAGTGTTGTACAGGCTGTGGCTGCTGTGCTCATATTGATGGCTGTGCCTATACCGTCACGGTAGAAGCTCCACCGGGTCAAGTTGTCGGATATGTTAAGCAACA GTTTACCATGTGGACGCCAAAGTATTCTGTGTTGAATGCCTCAGGCGACCTGGTGTTTAACATTAAAGGACCTTGCTGTATCTGTCAGGGTATATGCTGCACATGGGACCAGGAGTTTAAG ATATTCTCACAGGACTGGGACACAGAGGTCGGGAAAATCAGCAAACAATGGACTGGGCTACTTCGGGAAATGTACACAGATGCTGACAATTTTGGTATCAATT TTCCCATGGACCTAGATGTTAAAATCAAGGCAGTTTTACTTGGAGCAGTTTTCCTAATT GATTTTATGTTCTTTGAGCAGAAGCAGAACAACAACAATTACTGA